In Carya illinoinensis cultivar Pawnee chromosome 6, C.illinoinensisPawnee_v1, whole genome shotgun sequence, a single genomic region encodes these proteins:
- the LOC122314055 gene encoding uncharacterized protein LOC122314055: MAVPSNKSSSSQAILSRANLNSRNSESSNPIRRSFSGNPFTRPSIVANPRGFNPNTPANSPSDFTRRNSMGREGVAFLRDHEDKENPKDQNPKQGRVRSPASLKGMKNFMSPTISAASKIASSPRKKILAERNEPARTSLSFSNEKKPFRSVTFSDVVEDIDAKADTGLQEIKIGAADANEALLTAFSISEALRCEEVFDPEVPLSSETDSKSSSEGSDCVNLDQTFQTEVADDKEEAPLTASSISEALRFKEVFGPEVPLSSKIDSKSLSEGPACVNLDPTFKTEVAGDKEEAPLTASSISEALRCAEVFDPELPLRSEIDSKSLSEEPDCVKLDPTFKISPTSSCWWSCPMVAPLDADPSLLPYDPKANYLSPRPQFLHYRPNPRIELYRNKDGGGRRLEESFISGSFSDTEVTEETESDDSRKVNEDVSSVEPVKEEEQQEEIHVSETNPGSTDLSEDATEAKGGSKQRFFARSIWIGLLLVLSVAGLSISVSNTPLIDPSVLKVSNFFNNYDSYETAGSAKAKFDGLARNLFLWYANSISFVSALAPNFGGVHISGPLSYCNLTTLPEDILVDDLMFGHSHEGRGEKFEHSMLGSMRETEVDIEPLEEEGSERLDDRVYGGEVSQETEEVLEEHGASEFEEVYGGDVSQETEEVLEEHGASEFEEELQALEEDQVTELSNLGAEKTEEEVFAAGNHGSRQQSNYEEQPVMVPLAEEVQSEVSGAGELNGESETISPAKMDSRKVDVISESAEFYATKDGFFRENMLGIAALLLTLFTATVFIHVKKEKNTTSSAALNAEQPLPIKKLDFSPMSVSTEHIFLQRPSSRNWPTEVDMEGESCPSEMSSFQRSSSYSKKGGLKESSEAQSQKRREQRKNYKRESLASSSDYSMGSSYGSFTTYEKIPIKHHGHGDEETVTPVRRSSRFRKQVTSP; encoded by the exons CGAGGACAAAGAAAACCCAAAAGACCAGAATCCGAAACAGGGAAGAGTCCGATCCCCAGCTTCTTTAAAGGGCATGAAGAATTTCATGTCTCCGACTATCTCAGCGGCTTCTAAGATCGCCTCGTCTCCAAGAAAGAAGATACTGGCTGAGAGGAACGAACCGGCTCGGACTTCTCTTTCGTTCTCCAACGAAAAAAAACCGTTCCGGTCGGTGACATTCTCAGATGTAGTGGAGGATATCGATGCTAAGGCAGATACTGGATTGCAAGAGATCAAGATTGGAGCTGCGGATGCCAACGAGGCACTTCTCACAGCTTTTTCAATTTCAGAAGCTTTGAGATGCGAGGAAGTCTTTGATCCTGAGGTACCTCTGAGTTCTGAGACGGACTCGAAATCGTCGTCGGAGGGATCTGATTGTGTTAATCTTGACCAGACTTTCCAGACTGAAGTCGCGGATGACAAGGAGGAGGCACCTCTCACAGCTTCTTCAATTTCAGAAGCTTTGAGATTCAAGGAAGTCTTTGGTCCTGAGGTACCTCTGAGTTCCAAGATTGACTCGAAATCGTTGTCGGAGGGACCTGCTTGTGTTAATCTTGACCCGACTTTCAAGACTGAAGTCGCGGGTGACAAGGAGGAGGCACCTCTCACAGCTTCTTCAATTTCAGAAGCTTTGAGATGCGCGGAAGTCTTTGATCCTGAGTTACCTTTGCGTTCCGAGATTGACTCGAAATCGTTGTCGGAGGAACCTGATTGTGTTAAGCTTGACCCGACTTTCAAGATTAGTCCCACTTCTTCGTGTTGGTGGTCGTGTCCTATGGTAGCGCCTCTTGATGCGGACCCTTCATTGCTTCCTTATGATCCTAAAGCTAATTACCTCTCGCCGCGACCTCAGTTTCTACATTATAGGCCGAATCCACGAATTGAGCTTTATCGCAACAAGGACGGTGGTGGCAGACGACTCGAGGAAAGCTTCATTTCCGGAAGCTTTTCAGACACTGAAGTTACGGAAGAAACAGAGTCTGATGATTCACGGAAAGTAAACGAGGATGTTTCTTCAGTTGAACCAGTAAAAGAAGAAGAGCAGCAAGAAGAGATCCATGTTTCTGAAACTAACCCCGGTAGCACTGATTTGTCAGAGGACGCTACTGAAGCAAAAGGAGGGTCTAAGCAACGCTTCTTTGCGAGGTCAATATGGATTGGGCTGCTCTTGGTTCTCTCGGTTGCTGGCTTATCAATCTCAGTTTCTAATACTCCACTCATTGATCCCTCTGTGCTTAAAGTGTCTAACTTCTTTAACAATTATGACTCGTATGAAACTGCTGGATCAGCAAAAGCAAAATTTGATGGCCTAGCTCGAAATCTTTTTCTGTGGTATGCTAACTCCATCTCCTTCGTCTCCGCGCTGGCGCCAAATTTCGGAGGCGTGCATATTTCGGGTCCCCTGAGTTATTGTAACTTGACCACTTTGCCTGAGGATATTCTCGTTGATGATCTTATGTTTGGGCATAGTCATGAGGGAAGAGGAGAAAAGTTTGAACATAGTATGCTGGGTTCAATGAGGGAGACGGAAGTTGATATTGAACCACTGGAAGAGGAGGGTTCAGAAAGACTTGATGACCGGGTATATGGAGGAGAAGTAAGCCAAGAGACTGAAGAGGTTTTAGAAGAGCACGGTGCTTCAGAATTTGAGGAAGTATATGGAGGAGACGTAAGCCAAGAGACTGAAGAGGTTTTAGAAGAGCACGGTGCTTCAGAATTTGAGGAAGAGCTTCAGGCTCTAGAGGAAGATCAGGTGACTGAACTAAGTAATTTAGGAGCAGAGAAGACCGAGGAAGAAGTTTTCGCTGCCGGTAACCATGGCAGTCGGCAGCAAAGTAACTATGAGGAGCAGCCCGTTATGGTTCCACTGGCTGAAGAAGTTCAATCTGAAGTTTCGGGGGCTGGGGAACTCAACGGTGAAAGTGAGACAATTTCCCCCGCCAAAATGGATTCACGTAAAGTAGATGTAATTTCTGAAAGCGCAGAATTTTATGCGACAAAGGATGGATTTTTCAGGGAGAATATGCTGGGAATTGCTGCTTTACTATTGACACTTTTCACTGCCACAGTTTTCATCCAcgtgaagaaggaaaaaaacacaacctcaaGTGCCGCTCTAAATGCAGAGCAGCCACTGCCGATTAAGAAACTGGATTTCAGCCCAATGTCGGTTAGCACTGAGCATATTTTCCTCCAGCGACCATCTTCTAGGAACTGGCCGACTGAGGTGGACATGGAGGGAGAATCATGTCCTTCGGAAATGAGCAGCTTTCAGAGAAGCTCGTCTTACAGTAAGAAAGGAGGACTCAAGGAATCGAGTGAAGCACAGAGCCAGAAGAGGAGGGAGCAGAGGAAGAACTACAAGAGAGAGTCACTTGCCTCTTCCTCAGATTACTCCATGGGTTCGTCTTATGGGAGTTTTACTACGTACGAGAAAATTCCGATCAAGCACCAC GGACACGGAGACGAGGAGACTGTAACTCCGGTTAGGCGCTCGAGCAGATTCAGAAAACAAGTCACTTCTCCATGA